TCCCGCGTCCGCTCCCGTGAGATACAGTCCGGAGACCGGGGTGCGTACGTCGAACCAAGGGCATTTCTCCTTGTCGTACCGTTCCGCCACGCAGGCGAGACCGTAAATCGCTCCGTCCGGATGAGAGGTAAAATGTTCGTTCGTAATCGGAGTGGAGAGTTCCGAGTATTCCACGAGTTTTCCGAATCCGGGAAAGCGACGTTCCAAAGTCATGAGCATCCGATTCGTGATCTTTTCCTTTAAAGATTTGTAATCTTCCCCGCGCTTTTTCCAAGGCAAGGATTTCCATCGGGCAAAATGATCGTAGTCCGTGAACGTGATCACGTCGGCGGTATGGTGCTTCGCTTCCGGATTCTTGAGACTGGGAAAGGAAACGTAAAGATTCGGAATTTCTCCCGAGCCCTCGATCCAATCGTTCCTCTGAGAGAAGTTCCGATCATGATCGGGCGAAGAAAAAATCCAATAGTTCTCCCCTTTGAATCCCAGCTTCGCAGGACTGTCCGAGAGTCCTAAATACAAGCAAAGACTGGTGGTCATTCTTTCCCGATCGTAAAAGTCCAGGAGGGAATTCCGGAACGGAATCGGAACCGATTCGGGAACCAGTTTGGTATAAGTAGGATAGGCACCCGCGCAAGAGACCACTACGGGAGCCAGAAATTCCCTCTCCAATCCTTCTCCCCGAAGAGCTTTGGTCCGGACGCCTACGGCTTTTCCGTCTTGGACCAAAATTTCCAGTACCTCGGTGGAGGAAAGTACCGTTCCTCCACCTTTGACTACGATTTCTTCCACGGCATCGAAGATACGGCCGGCTCCACCGACTGGATAGTATCCCCCGTTGATATAGTGTTGTACCAAAGAAGCGTGCATGGCAAACGCCACCTTGGACGGAGGAAGTCCATGATCTCCCCATTGGGCGGCCAAAATCCCTTTCAATTCCTCGCTCTTGAAATTCGCGTCGAAATATTCCTTCAAAGTCCGGATCCCACCCTCTCCTAATAATTCGGAAAAGGATTCCAGAGGAGGAGGAGAAAGACGGAGCATCAGGGATTTTCCGAACAGCGCCGAAGTTTTCTTGATGTCCTTCAGATACTTTTCGATCGCGGGTTGTTCTTCCGGAAACCTCCGGATCAGGTCGGCTTGGAATCTAGCGGGATCTCCGTAAATGTCGAAGGTACTGTTCGGAAAGACCAAACGCTCGAAAGGATCATGCATACGCTTCCAGATCACTTTTTTATCCGTGACCTTATCTGAGATTTTTTTGCAGAGTCCGTCCTCGTGCATATCCCCCACATAGTGGATTCCTACGTCCCAATGGAATTTTCCCTGCTTTCTCTGGAATTCGTGGGTGAAACCCCCGGGTTGGAAATGCTTTTCGAGAATCAGAACCTTTTTCCCTGCGAATTGGGTAAGTAGACTCGCCGCAGTAAGGCTCCCCATTCCGGAGCCGATAAAAATGACGTCATATCGATCGTTTATCGTTTCGTTTTCCATTGACAATATCCCCCTCGCCTCGAATAATGTTAACACTTATTACATTAATCGATCAGATGTAATACTCGTAAACAATGTAATAAATGTCAACATGAAAATGAAGCCGGATAAAAATTCTTATCACCACGGGGATCTGAAACGCGCTCTTTTGGACGCATCGATCCGTATCCTAAAGGAAGAAGGTTACAAGGCGCTGAGCCTGAGAAAAGCCGCCTTGACGGCTGGAGTCAGCCAATCCGCACCGTACAGACATTACGCGGATTTGGAGTCCCTTTACGCGGACATAGCGGAGGAAGGATTTCGGCTCCTATCGGAAAGACTCAAGAGTTTCCAAAGCAGGTATAAAAAAAGACCCTTGTTGCTATTCCGCGAATCGGGAGTGACCTATGTGGAATTCGCCCTGGAACATCCGGACCTATTCCGGATCATGTACGGGAACCAGATCGAGAGCCATTCGCGGTACGAAACCCTGGTCCTCGCAGAGAACGATTCCTTCCGAATCATCGTGGAAATCATCCAAGACTGTAAGAATGCGGGACTGATCCGGACGGACAGCGTGGAAAAATCCGCAACTGCCGCCTGGACGATGGTGCACGGGATCGCGGTGTTACTCGCAGGAAAGCAGGTGATGTTCCGCTCCGTGGATCTGCAAAAGGCAAGAAAGGTCACGAAGGAGCTGATCTCTTTCCTGTACAACGGAATGAAGGCGTAGAGCGACGGCAGAGTTCGGATCGATCACCTCTTTTGAAACAGATAATGAGAGACGGCCCATTCTTCCCCATCGCGAAACTTCCAGAGCTCTGCGCAGGAGAGAAAGAAGACCTTCCAATAGACGAACCATTTCAAGGAGTTTTCTTTTCCGTACGTTCTTTCGAAGATCTCTAGAATTTCCTTTCGATTGGAGTACATGTTCCGAAGCCAGGCCTCGGAAGTCAGAGAGTAATGCTTTCCGTTGATTATCCACTGGTTTTGTATGAGAAAATCCTTTTGGAAATACAAAAGAAGATCGTGGGAAGGCATCTGTCCGCCGGTAAAAAAATACTTCGCCATCCAGTCCGTATCGTCCACCACTTCGAAGGGATAGGAGTACGTCTTGTGCGTGAAAATATGTACGAAAAACAAGCCGTCCTTTTTTAGGAAGCCCGCCAACCTTTCGAAAAGAGTCTCGTAATTCCTGACATGTTCCAGCATTTCCACAGAAACGATTCGATCGAACTTGATTTTCGTCTTAAAAACGTTCACGTCGACGGTTTGGATCGTAAGATTTCTAAGCCCTCGTCTCCGGGCTTCCGCGTCTATATATTTCTTTTGGCTCGTAGAATTGGAGACTCCTAGGATTTTACACTTCGGATAGGTTTCGGCGATATACAAGGAAAGAGAGCCCCAACCGCAACCTAGATCTAGGACGGTCATTCCGTCTTTCAATGCTGCCCGTTGGCAAGTGAGCTCCAGCATGGCTCTCTCCGATTCGTCGATTCCGACGTTCGGGGATTGCCAAAATCCGGAACTGTATTTCATGTATCTCCCCATGACCGATCGGAAAAAGTCGGAAGGCACTTCGTAATGCTGCTCGTTGGCTGCAATCGTATGGATCGCGATCGGAGAATCCTTCAGTTTTCGGACAACCCCGATCAGATGTTCCTGATTTTGCTCTCGTGTTCCCCTGTTTTCTTGGCGGAGACGGACCTTAAGCAATTGCCGGATCCGAATCCGGATCAACCAATCGGGGAAGAGATCCTTTTCCAGAAGTCGGTACAGGTGATTCATCCTTTTTTTCCGCTTATTTTCCGGGGAACCAGGGGACGAACGCACTGGTTTTACGACGGTATTCCTGGTAAGCTTCTCCCTTCGATTCGAGCTGCCCTTGTTCGTTTAACGGAATTCCGGTGACTTGCGTCAACAATACGAACATGACGATCGGAGAAACGAGTCCGATCCAACCCCAAGGAGAAGCCAACGACACTAAACCGAAGGATACCCAGATCACCCATTCGAAAAAGTAATTCGGATGCCTGCTGTATTTCCAAAGCCCGGTGTCGCAGACTTTTTGCAGATTCTCCGGTATTCTCTTGAATTCGGAAAGTTGAAAGTCCGCGACGGACTCTCCCACGATTCCGACGGCAAAGAGCGATAGCCCTAGAATCTCCAGAGGATGAATGGTACCGGAAGGATTCAGTGCGGGAAAAACGAAAGGCAAGCTTAAGACGGTTCCGAGCAATCCTTGGAATTGGAAAACGTTCGTAAAGAATTTGCGATGTACCTGATCTCCGTATTCCTTCCGGAAGGCGGTATATCTTCTATCTTCGTGTCCACCTAAAATCCGGGTCGTCAGTATGAAATAGGAAAGTCTCCAACCCCAGACCGTGGCCATAAACGCGAAAACGGTCTTATGGATCGGATCTCCGGTACCGAGGATGAAATAAACGATCGCGGCCGAGGAAATACAGAGACCCCAACCCAAATCCACGATGGCGTAATTCCCCAAAACCCTCCCCAGCAGCCAAAGCAGGCTCATCAACACGAAAACAAGGACCCACGCGACCAACATCAAAAACAGCGCGTTTTCGTACATCCGGTTCTCCTAAGCCTTAAAGGGAATCCTTGCGGACAATCCGATCGATTTTTTTCACGAGAGGCAATACGACAAAATAGGTAGCGAAAGACAGAGCCGGGACCGTCGAACCCCATCCGACCACGGCGTAGAGAGCGGAATCGACCAACCCTTTCCACAACAAGGAAGGATCGCCGTCCACGAATCGATACGCCCATTCCAAATCCGGGCGAGTGCCGGACAATCTCGCCCCGAACTCCAAGAAAGGGATCAACAAAAAAATCTGCAAGGGATACATCGCGTAATTCGCGAGTTGCACAGAGATCGGATTCAACCTAAGAAGGAATCCGAACACCGCCGCAAGGGCCATCGTGGTCCCGATCAAAGGAAAGACTCCGATCGCTCCGCCTAGAACGAGGGAAAGCGCGATTTTTTCCGGACTGATTCCCGTCTTCAACTCCTTGACGATTGCCTCTTTCAACTTTCCGACAAAGGAAGGCTTGACCGGAGTTTTTCGTTTTTCGTTCGTACTCACGCTAAATTCAGACTCAGATTATTCGGACGAGTATAGACGACTTGGACTACGCTGATGTTCCGCATGTAAAAAGCGGCAGCGCAATAGGAAAAGTAGTATCTCCATTTTCTGACGAACCTTTCGTCATGGCCGAGCGCCCGGATTGCGGGAAGGTTTTTTTCGAAGGAATGCAGCCACAAGAGAAGAGTCCGATCATAATTGCGTCCTATGTCCTCCATCTCGTGCAGAAACATATTCCCTGTCCGATTGACCGCCTGATTGATCCTGGCG
The DNA window shown above is from Leptospira fletcheri and carries:
- a CDS encoding DUF2062 domain-containing protein, which gives rise to MSTNEKRKTPVKPSFVGKLKEAIVKELKTGISPEKIALSLVLGGAIGVFPLIGTTMALAAVFGFLLRLNPISVQLANYAMYPLQIFLLIPFLEFGARLSGTRPDLEWAYRFVDGDPSLLWKGLVDSALYAVVGWGSTVPALSFATYFVVLPLVKKIDRIVRKDSL
- a CDS encoding SAM-dependent methyltransferase, with amino-acid sequence MNHLYRLLEKDLFPDWLIRIRIRQLLKVRLRQENRGTREQNQEHLIGVVRKLKDSPIAIHTIAANEQHYEVPSDFFRSVMGRYMKYSSGFWQSPNVGIDESERAMLELTCQRAALKDGMTVLDLGCGWGSLSLYIAETYPKCKILGVSNSTSQKKYIDAEARRRGLRNLTIQTVDVNVFKTKIKFDRIVSVEMLEHVRNYETLFERLAGFLKKDGLFFVHIFTHKTYSYPFEVVDDTDWMAKYFFTGGQMPSHDLLLYFQKDFLIQNQWIINGKHYSLTSEAWLRNMYSNRKEILEIFERTYGKENSLKWFVYWKVFFLSCAELWKFRDGEEWAVSHYLFQKR
- a CDS encoding TetR/AcrR family transcriptional regulator, with the protein product MKMKPDKNSYHHGDLKRALLDASIRILKEEGYKALSLRKAALTAGVSQSAPYRHYADLESLYADIAEEGFRLLSERLKSFQSRYKKRPLLLFRESGVTYVEFALEHPDLFRIMYGNQIESHSRYETLVLAENDSFRIIVEIIQDCKNAGLIRTDSVEKSATAAWTMVHGIAVLLAGKQVMFRSVDLQKARKVTKELISFLYNGMKA
- a CDS encoding DUF1295 domain-containing protein, with translation MYENALFLMLVAWVLVFVLMSLLWLLGRVLGNYAIVDLGWGLCISSAAIVYFILGTGDPIHKTVFAFMATVWGWRLSYFILTTRILGGHEDRRYTAFRKEYGDQVHRKFFTNVFQFQGLLGTVLSLPFVFPALNPSGTIHPLEILGLSLFAVGIVGESVADFQLSEFKRIPENLQKVCDTGLWKYSRHPNYFFEWVIWVSFGLVSLASPWGWIGLVSPIVMFVLLTQVTGIPLNEQGQLESKGEAYQEYRRKTSAFVPWFPGK
- a CDS encoding phytoene desaturase family protein, producing MENETINDRYDVIFIGSGMGSLTAASLLTQFAGKKVLILEKHFQPGGFTHEFQRKQGKFHWDVGIHYVGDMHEDGLCKKISDKVTDKKVIWKRMHDPFERLVFPNSTFDIYGDPARFQADLIRRFPEEQPAIEKYLKDIKKTSALFGKSLMLRLSPPPLESFSELLGEGGIRTLKEYFDANFKSEELKGILAAQWGDHGLPPSKVAFAMHASLVQHYINGGYYPVGGAGRIFDAVEEIVVKGGGTVLSSTEVLEILVQDGKAVGVRTKALRGEGLEREFLAPVVVSCAGAYPTYTKLVPESVPIPFRNSLLDFYDRERMTTSLCLYLGLSDSPAKLGFKGENYWIFSSPDHDRNFSQRNDWIEGSGEIPNLYVSFPSLKNPEAKHHTADVITFTDYDHFARWKSLPWKKRGEDYKSLKEKITNRMLMTLERRFPGFGKLVEYSELSTPITNEHFTSHPDGAIYGLACVAERYDKEKCPWFDVRTPVSGLYLTGADAGSPGIAGAMMAGLATATAVVGDSRMLKLLRN